In Propionispora hippei DSM 15287, the genomic window TTTTAGGTAACCAAGATATCCTTATTGGTTTAAATGGTGAAATTGTCGAGAACTGCCGGCTTGCCTATTATTGCGTGCCGGAGGATTTAATGCAACTAGTTCAACTAATCAGTAAGAATTCGCTCTATGCCTATGAACAGGAGCTGCGTTCAGGTTATTTTACCATAGCCGGAGGACATCGGATTGGGGTGGCTGGTCAGGCGATTATGGAAAATGGACGTCTTAAAGCATTGAAATATATTAGCTCTGTCAATATCCGGATTGCAAGAGAAGTGGCCGGCTGTGCAGACGTTATTCTTCCTTATCTTATTGATGGTGAATGTTTAATGAGCAGTCTTATTATTTCTCCGCCTCGTTGCGGAAAGACAACCATATTGCGGGATATTGTCCGGCAGATTAGTGACGGTGTTTATTTAATGCCTTGTAAAGGGGTACAAGTTGGTATTGTTGACGAACGCTCAGAAATTGCCGCTTGCCAGCAGGGCGTTCCTACCATGAACATCGGCTGCCGCTCAGATATTTTGGATGGGTGTCCTAAAGCGATTGGAATGCTTATGTTGATTCGTTCCATGTCTCCCACAGTTATTGTAACTGATGAATTGGGGCGGGAAGAAGA contains:
- the spoIIIAA gene encoding stage III sporulation protein AA; this encodes MLTSIYPILPPRLAELFKKISPAIVQQITEIRIRAQRPLVAVLGNQDILIGLNGEIVENCRLAYYCVPEDLMQLVQLISKNSLYAYEQELRSGYFTIAGGHRIGVAGQAIMENGRLKALKYISSVNIRIAREVAGCADVILPYLIDGECLMSSLIISPPRCGKTTILRDIVRQISDGVYLMPCKGVQVGIVDERSEIAACQQGVPTMNIGCRSDILDGCPKAIGMLMLIRSMSPTVIVTDELGREEDACAVREALHAGIAVITTVHGRDETEVSHRPYIGELIRERFFDRYIILDNKPQMGTLKKVIAVKDDTVLYSWEKRGAYVVKAGR